cttagtagagacggggtttcaccatgttggccaggctggtctcaaactcttgacctcgtgatccgcccgcctcggcctcccaaagtgctgggattacaggcgtgagccaccgcgcccagcatttttttttcttttcgtttttcttttttttttgtggcggGTGGGGAGTGGTGATtgtcccagtgcctagaacagtgcctggaatataAGTGGCACCCAATAAATATCTCTGTGAATAAATTAAGGGCTTAGGAAAGATATACAGACACACAGGAGACTGTGGTAACTGGCGGGGAAGGGTGGCTTTGGGAAAAGAGTAAAGGAAATAGGCTTCCTGGAGGGTCCCTGAGTCCAATAGCTAAAAGGTCCTCCCCCAATCTCCGAGTCCTCTCCTTGCACCTCACCTGCAATGGGTTCTTGGTGCTGATCGCCAGGACCTGGTACTTGAAGTAGCAGAGCTCACAGCTCCAGGAGCCCCTCTCGCTGATCCAGCGGATGAGGCAGGGCTGATGCGTGCAGCGCACTGAGCCGTCGCAGCGGCAGGGGCTCAAGAGCTCCCCCTGGAGGAAGAGCGAGGAGGGGCCCTGTCAGCCATCACCACCCCGACCCCACTCAGCCGCAGGGAAACCTCCTCTTCAGGTCACTTTCCCACCTTAAATAACTCAGGCCTTTCACCCAAGACAGGGCAAGAGGCTAAGTAAGGCTGCAGCAGAAAAGAAGCTTCCCTTGGAGATCAAGGGAAACTTCCCATACCAAAGAGATGAAAGATGGAAAGGGATGGGGGGATTAGAGGGGAGAAGGAGTGGGTCTTCTCTTTTCCTAGAATTTGGGATGGGTAGTCTTtaagacttctcaaaagaaaggcTTCCTCTTAGGATCTGGAGGGAGGGGAGTGTTAGAGGTTCTGATCCATGctttccttcccccaccccatcatTGTAAAGTTACTTCACAGATCTGGCGCAAACTGGGATGGGTTATGGTCCTCGGTTTCCACGTACTAAAAAGGGGAGAAATCGCGGAGGTGGGAGTGAAGGGTGTTTCCCTTTAATCATGGAATCAATTCTCACTACACAGAGACACCCCCTGGCACTATTCTGGGACAACTTTGcccataaaattttaacaaagaaTACTCTTTAGAATGAGATAGAAAGTTGCAGAATGGGAAGTGAAAAAAAGTGCCCCACGGGGAGAAATACTGAGCTAAGCCAGGGCGCTGGCTGGGCCCCTCCCTTCAAGGGGGGCACAGAAGCACTCTCTTTTCTGCCCACCTGCAAGAGAACAGGTCCCCTTAGCTTACGGAGACCCTGGGGCGAGGGAAATAGGAGAGAACAGCAGTCCCTGTTAATGGGTGAGAGGGATTTTGCGCTCTCCGGGGAGAAAGCCCCACCCCTTCCTGGGGACCCTTGACCCTCCCACACAAACAAGCGCTCCAGGAGTCCCCTGCCAGCCCCTCGGCCTCACCCCATTCCCACTCCGTGTCCTGGGGCCCGCCCAGCCTCCTTAGGCGCCGCGCCTGCTCGCGGTCTACGCTGACACCCCAGGTGCGCGCCCCCACACTCCGCGCCCGGCCAGGTGCCCAGGCCTGACCTGCTCCGGGCCCTGGAAGCAGATCCGGCACTGAGGGGTTCGGAGTCCGCTGTCCAGGCTACTGCTGAGCGACAGGGCGTCCAGCGCGCCCGGgggcggcagcggcggcgcggGCGGCGGCAGGGGTCCGGCCCGCGGCTCCTTGTCGCCGGCCAGGCCCCGGGCCCGGGGCTCCGACCCGTAGTACTCCTCCTCGTCGCCGTCGCCGTCCCGGGTGGAGCAGCCAGCGAAGGGCGCCCAGCCGCAGCCGCCTCCCCGGCCCCCCCGGGGCTGCGGCTCGGCCCGGGGCCGCCCCCCGCCTGTCAGCACCAGCAGCTTCAGCTCGTTCAGAAACATGCGGAGCCGAGACTTGAGCATCGTCCGGACACCGGGGGCGGGGGGCAGCGTGCAAGGGGGGCTCGCTAGCggcggggggaggggagaggacaaGGCCGGGAAGGGGGCGCGCGCTAGAGAGCCGAGCCGGGCCGGGGTCTTCGGGGCCTGCGACAGCCGTTCACTGCTGCCACCGCCGGGGCTCCGGTGCTTGCGGGGCCGAGCGGGCTGGCGGCCCGGGGGCGGCGGGGTGGGCGGCCATGGCCAGGgcagggggcggggaggggggctCAGGGTGCCGCACCCCGCGGGTCTGGGTCTGGAGCGGGCCGGGCCCCCGGGGTTACGCGCCCGGGTCCTCCTGCGGCGGGGCCGCCCCCCATCGCCGTTCTCTCGGTCCCAGTCCCCCTCCGGCTCCGGGATCAGGCTTGGCTCGGCCCGTGCGCTCGGCGGTGGCAAATGGCGGCTCCttccggcggcggcggcggcggagacCCCCCCGGAGTGGCGGGCGGGCGGGGCGGGCGCCGGGGAGCGGgtgaaggatggagggaggggcggggcggggagggggagaggagaaggggccgCGGCTGCGCATCCCCGCCCTGCCCCGCACGAGCAGGTGTCCCCTGGGGCGGGGGCAAGTGTGGGAGCCCGAGGAGGGTGGAGGAAGGGGAGTGGCCAAGGAAGGGGAGTGTGCACACGAGTTGACTAGGTGTGTGTCTGGGAGTGGGGGATGAGCGGGTGAGCATGGAAGGTGAGTGGTCAAATGACGCAGGTGTACCGGGGAGGGAGAGGCTTGTGCAAAATGGGAATGTGCAAAGAAAGAGCTGTGCAAGTGTCGGAGGTGTGAGGGAGGTACATGGGCAGGGGTGGGACTCAAGCAATATACACTTTACCCAAAGGGCTGAAAAGTGTGCTCGATGAGGACTGGGAAAGAGAGGTGTGTAAGGAATGGAATCGGATTGTCTGAGAAACAGAAGCCTGTGATTGTAATGtgtgaaggaggtgagggagggagcaggggagGTAGGCGTGCTAAAGGGATGGGAGTGTCTTTCCTGGTACTCTCCTGCCCTCACCTCCACTACACTGAAGTGAACAATACACACACTTACCCCTTTGCTTTTATGGAGACTTCACTCTGAGACCAAGTTCTACCCCCATTACATTTTTTTATGCCTTACACTTAcattctccctctcctcccctttgcAAAGCTGAGGGAAAAGGGATTCCAGGGGAGCTCATTGGGTCAAACATACTGGGAAAAAATTTAATTAGTGAAAGAGTAATTAACAGAAGAAGGGAGGGGACAGAGTCTGGGACAGACTGCCAAATTAAGGTTCCTCAATAGAAAGTGATGGAGAGACGGTAATGTTCCCATGAAGTATTCAAATGTTTTGGATGGACTAATGAATGAATCAGAAAAAGGGGCTGGGACCCAAGCAGACAGAGAGGACGTCTTCTGTTGCAAAGACAGTAAGCTGTGAAGGTCTTATGTGGAAggtgaggctgaagtggggaaTGCTGGTGTGGGAAGGGAGTTTGAAAAACTCACAGACAATTATCTTAGCCTTCCAGAAGGCTTACAAAGCACCCACCCCTAGCAAGGTAGCCAATAAAACATTCACCTCTTGAGCCCCTTAGTCAGTTCAGTCCTTGAGGTTTTTCTTACTAGTGTTCCAGCTGCTTTTGCCAGGAGGGGCCCAGGGCTACAAGTATCGGGATGGAAAGAGGAGGcatctgtattaatatgtatTCCATTTTGCTCTAAATCATGGTTTATATTCATCTTCTAGTTTGAACTCTTATATTCTCAGCCAGATGGTTAAGGAAAACAGAAGTTAGAGTGGAAGGAG
The Gorilla gorilla gorilla isolate KB3781 chromosome 10, NHGRI_mGorGor1-v2.1_pri, whole genome shotgun sequence genome window above contains:
- the MARCHF9 gene encoding E3 ubiquitin-protein ligase MARCHF9 produces the protein MPCIEDPTPQSLKLYFPMTTKARLPALERPFHNQLAKRTRGKLRFLRPHTPELGPEQLDAEGPTIDTGRKLERPPHPHPHHVTSCQRGAQKLGGRGERRTFWARDRHPCAEGRPGGASTGRRAKSSTRVHTPLPWPLPFLHPPRAPTLAPAPGDTCSCGAGRGCAAAAPSPLPLPAPPLPPSFTRSPAPAPPARHSGGVSAAAAAGRSRHLPPPSARAEPSLIPEPEGDWDRENGDGGRPRRRRTRARNPGGPARSRPRPAGCGTLSPPPRPLPWPWPPTPPPPGRQPARPRKHRSPGGGSSERLSQAPKTPARLGSLARAPFPALSSPLPPPLASPPCTLPPAPGVRTMLKSRLRMFLNELKLLVLTGGGRPRAEPQPRGGRGGGCGWAPFAGCSTRDGDGDEEEYYGSEPRARGLAGDKEPRAGPLPPPAPPLPPPGALDALSLSSSLDSGLRTPQCRICFQGPEQGELLSPCRCDGSVRCTHQPCLIRWISERGSWSCELCYFKYQVLAISTKNPLQWQAISLTVIEKVQIAAIVLGSLFLVASISWLIWSSLSPSAKWQRQDLLFQICYGMYGFMDVVCIGLIIHEGSSVYRIFKRWQAVNQQWKVLNYDKTKDIGGDAGGGTAGKPGPRTSRTGPTSGATSRPPAAQRMRTLLPQRCGYTILHLLGQLRPPDARSSSHSGREVVMRVTTV